The Mytilus trossulus isolate FHL-02 chromosome 3, PNRI_Mtr1.1.1.hap1, whole genome shotgun sequence genome contains a region encoding:
- the LOC134710105 gene encoding collagen alpha-2(VIII) chain-like, protein MSYYTTVLTLLFLAEIVMGSCDTKLECSLLGDLLEMAMKHKSPDKGCQCFSRTTIPAFQSMLTHPQTPGNNGVIKFDKVIINTQKGFNPTTGIFTAPVAGVYQFSYTVMSLSGKHLIVYISHNNIRQQTTWMKGSSHETGTANFILHLKKGDQVAVKSEGSYTIHSHKNYPYSWFSGYLIA, encoded by the exons ATGAGTTACTACACCACAGTATTGACCCTTCTGTTCTTGGCAGAAATAGTTATGGGATCATGTGACACAAAATTag agtGTTCACTTCTTGGTGATCTCCTCGAAATGGCCATGAAACATAAGAGTCCAG ataaaGGCTGTCAGTGTTTCAGTAGAACCACAATCCCAGCCTTTCAATCAATGCTGACTCATCCACAAACCCCTGGAAACAATGGTgttatcaaatttgacaaagTTATCATCAATACACAAAAAGGCTTTAACCCAACCACTGGTATTTTTACTGCCCCTGTTGCTGGAGTTTATCAGTTCTCTTATACAGTCATGAGTCTAAGTGGAAAGCATCTGATTGTCTACATTTCTCATAATAATATCAGGCAACAAACTACATGGATGAAAGGTTCTAGTCATGAGACTGGAACGGCCAATTTTATATTACATCTGAAGAAAGGAGACCAAGTTGCAGTGAAGTCTGAAGGCAGTTATACCATTCACAGTCATAAAAATTACCCATATAGCTGGTTTTCTGGCTATCTCATAGCATAA